The Phaeocystidibacter marisrubri genomic interval AGTCAGAAATTATCGGAGTACCACACGGGTTATCGCGCTTTCTCTAGAGAAGTGCTTGAGTCTGTAGATTACAATGTGAATTCAGATGACTTCGTTTTCGATAATCAAATGTTGGCTCAAATCTTCTACAAAGGTTTTGAAATTGGAGAAATTACTTGTCCAACTAAATACTTTGAAGAGGCCAGTAGCATCAACCTCAAGCGCAGTTCTATCTACGGATTGGGCGTGCTGAAGGTGAGCATGCAATACCGCTTGGCTAAATGGGGATTGGTGAAGCCTTCTTACTTACTCAACGCTGGGCGTTCGAAGAAGTAGAACCCATTCTTTTCATAGAGAAGTACGGCGTCTGGAACCCGTCTTTCAAACTCTTCAACCTTGTTGATTTTTACTGAAATCCGCACGGGACGATCGGTTTCTCCATAGAGCAGCCATTTTCCATCTGTTGCCATTTCGTTTTGATGCGGTTGAATGCGGCCATAATACCAAGGTACGTAGGATTTGTACCCGTAGGTGGTGACGTATACTTCCTCTCCCACACAGCCTTCAAAGAATGAGACGTTAGCGCGTTGAGAAATGCTTTCCACTTTGGCTACAAAGAAGATTAGCGCCGCGAAAACCCAAACCCCATTCCCGAAGAAAAGGATCTTTATAGAGGCGTTGAAGTTTTTCTTTCTGTAAACAAAGTATCCCGCCAACACAGCCATGGCTATCAACCCCGGCAAATAGTCGATGGCACTCCAATTCACCTCCGCATTCATGTTGGCTTGTGCAAAAGGATCGGCAGAAAGTAGCGGAATGAGTTTGTCGGGATGCATGCCGAGGTAAGGCAAAGCCAAACTCACAGCCACCATGATAAGGCCAACTAACCCCAACCCAATGTTCCACCACTTGGCATAGGAGCGCTTTTCACGAACGACGCGCCAGATACTCACTGCCGATAGGAAAGTGATCGGGTAATAAGCCATAGAGCTGTAGTGAATGATCTTGGTTCCAACCAGACTGAACAGAATCAACACGACCCAAAATAGGATGATCATCCAGAGTTGGAAATCGCGTAGATGACCAGGAAGATCAGCGGCCTTGCGGAGAGATTGAATGGCGAAAATACTGGCAGGGAAACAACCGAAGAACAACACCACAAAGTGATAGCCGATGAAACCGCTGTGTCCCGCATCCCCGGTTGTTAGAAGTTCCCACTGACGAATGGTGAATTCAATGAGGAAATCGGGACCCCTAAAGAGAAAATCAACGGCAAACCACAGAGCAAACGTTAGGAGTGCAACCGCAGAAAAGCCGATGAATTGAATCAGCTTAACGGGCATTTTTCCCCGTTTAACTAAGATGTAAACGGCCGTAGTGAGGAATACAAGGAGGTAGGCAACAGGTCCTTTGGTGAGTATGCCGAGTCCGATTGCTGCACCTCCTATCCATAGCATGGCTGTTTTGGAGAGTCTGAATTGTACTCCATCTTCTTTTCCCACCCATGAAGCGAGAATCAAGAATAAAAGTCCCGTGAAGATGAAGAAGTTGAAGTACGGATCAATAATTCCACTTTTGAAATAGAGGAAGGGGAGTGTGCTGCCGAACCACGAAAGCGCCCAAAGTATCCCGAATTTCTGATCCACCAAAAATGAACCCAACCGGTATAGAGCGGGAAGCACCAGGATGCCGAGCAAGGCGTTTGGGAAGCGTGCGGCGTAATCACCTATTCCAAAGAGTTCCATAGAACTCGCTTGTAACCAAAAGAAAAGGGGCGGTTTTTCAGTAAATTCGGCATAGTTGATTTGCATCTTTAGCCAATCTCCAGAAACGACCATTTCACGCGCTAGCTCGGCAAAATTGATCTCATCCCAGTCGAACAAGTGGACACCACCTAAAAATGGAAGGAAGAACACTGCTGCCAGTAGCGCCCAAAAACTCTTGTGATTTAACCAATCTTTCATGCTGGAATGTAATGAGTTACGCTATTTCTTGAACGTGTGTAAGTTGAAGGAATAGAACCCAGCGAAATTAACTTTTCGTTGGCGAAGGCCAAAAACGACTCAATCATCTTTTTGCGATATTTGCAATCAACAGACCAATCGGGAAGCACTTGAAAAAGACACTAACACTATTAAGCCTCGCTCTTTCGTTGACGGGCTTTTCGCAATATCGCGAATTTGCGGAGCTGGCTCCCGCTACACTGGAAGAAGAGCCGCTCACTCCTTCGTTTGATTATTTCCTAGAAGAACTTTCTGTTTTTCAATGGGAGTGGGACAATCACGAGTGCCACGTCGATTCGATTGACCTCTCACTTTCAGAAGATACCATTCACCTAAACTGGGTAGATCGTCGCCATGGAAGTTTTCAATTGCCTATGAATGGACAGTTGCGAAGCAAGTTTGGTTGGAGAGGGTCGCGCTACCACTATGGTGTTGACTTGAAGTTAAGTACAGGGGACACAATTTATGCGGCATTTGACGGTAAGATCAGATATGCACAATACAACCGCGGGGGCTATGGCAATCTCGTTGTGATTCGTCATTACAATGGAGTAGAAACTTACTACGCCCACTTGTCCAAGTTTCTAGTAGATACTAATCAATACGTTCGCTCAGGTCAGGCCATTGGTTTGGGTGGATCTACAGGAAGGTCTACGGGACCACATCTACATTTTGAGGTGAGATATCTTGGTAATGCGATCAATCCTGAAGAGGTCATCAATTTTGAAACAGGTGAATTGATTTCGAAAGAGATGGACATTACTAGTGATGTGTTCTCCTACAAGAAGGAAATGCGCGCTCGTAGATATCACCGAGTTCGCTCAGGTGAAACCTTATCCGCCTTGGCTAGAAGATACCATACTTCGGTTTCTTCCATTTGTCGACTAAATGGAATTTCGAGAAACTCCATTATTCGAATTGGACAAAATTTGAGAGTGCGGTAATTAGTCGAATGACTGATTACTGCGTGAGCTGATCTCAATCAATTCATCGTATTCTTCTGGCGACAAATCGTTATAGAAGAAGTTGATCGGATTGATTTTGCTCCCGTTTCGAATTACTTCATAATGCAAGTGAGGAGCGGTAGATCGGCCCGAGTTTCCAACATATCCAATAATGTCACCGCGTTTTACTTCCTGACCTCTTCGAACCACTACTCGGTTCATGTGACCATAAAGTGTTTCGTATCCAAAGCCGTGATCAATTTGAACATATCGGCCATAGCCGGAGCCGTTACGCGTTCTCGCGACAGTTACCTTGCCGTCGCCAGTTGCGTAAATCGGCGTGCCTGTTGGAGCTGAAAAGTCGAGTCCGGTGTGCAGCTTACGAACCTTGTATATGGGGTGGATGCGATAACCAAAACCCGAGGCAATTCTTCTCAAATCTTGATTGGACACAGGCTGGATTGCTGGAATAGCCGCGAGAAGAGATTCCTTGTCTCTAGCCAATTCCATCACTTCGTCAAATGATCTACTCTGTACCACTAAGCGCTTGGTGAGTTGATCGAGCTCTGCGGTGGTTTGAATGAGTAAGTCGCTGTGACTATATCCTTCCAAAGCCTCGTATCTATTCGCACCGCCAAAACCCGAATTGCGAACCTCTTTCGGAACCGGTTCAGCTTCAAATACCACGCGATAAATGTTGTCGTCTCGGTATTCAATATCATCCAACACATCAGCGAGTTCCTCCATCCTTCTGTTCAAATCCTCATATTGCAATTCCATATTGCTGAGGTCGCGCTTTAGGCGTTTTTCTTTCGGGGAATCAATGATGTTATCCGCAGCAAAAAACAAGAGAACGCCAAACAAAAAAGCAGAAGCTAGGAATACACCGGTATTTCTCAGTTTGTCTTTCCACGTGCGCTCTATCTTTCGATAAGACAGCGTTCTTGGATCATAGTAATATTTGACTTTCGCCATATTGCTTTTCTGAGTTTATATGCATCGATGTCAATTCAAGACGGAGGTATGCATTGCAAAGTTAACTTTTTTGAGACGGGGCCAGGGAATCTTGTAGTCCGTTACCTATATCTACTCGATCGCCTCGTCGAAAATGAGTTGATATAAAGTGTCATTCTCGCTGTTGGCTATTAATAATTCATTCACCTTAATGAGTCGAGAATTAAGCTCATAGATTTGTTGATGCATTCGTTCTATCTCTTGCTGATACAGGGTTTTTTGGAATGCGGTGGTGGTTGAATTTATGGCGATTAACGAACCTAGAATAAGGTTTAGTGTGATGGAGAAGATCAAGAGGAGAGATTTCATCTTTCTCCTTCTTTTGGTTTTGTTTGAAGAACTCAAATCCTTGTGGGTTTCAACCTTCGTCATCGGCTTGTCTTTTCCTATTTTTGCTGCATATTACATCACTTGTAATGAATGTAATAGAGGTGATCATCTCTATTTTTCAACCTGTGATATTGGATAATTGCTCAACCCATTCAAAGTTAGAATGTTGACTGCTAAAGAGATTCGCCAGGCTTACATGGACTATTTTAAGTCCAAAGCTCACACTATTGTGCCTTCTGCACCTATTGTCATCAAGAATGATCCAACCTTGCTATTTACCAATGCCGGGATGAATCAATTCAAAGACGCCTTTCTGGGTAATGCAGAGGCCATTGCCCCTCGTGTGGCAGATTCACAGAAGTGTTTGCGTGTTTCGGGAAAGCACAACGACTTGGAAGAGGTAGGTCATGATACCTATCATCACACCATGTTTGAGATGTTGGGCAACTGGAGTTTTGGCGATTACTTCAAAGAAGACGCCATTGCTTGGGCATGGGAGTTACTGACGGATGTTTTCAAACTCGATAAGGACCGCATTTACATTACCGTATTTGAGGGAGATGAAGGCGAAGGTCTCGCTTCGGATGATGATGCTCGCAAATACTGGTTGAAGTGGGTTTCGGAAGATCGAATCTTGAACGGAAACAAGAAAGACAACTTCTGGGAGATGGGTGACCAAGGTCCATGTGGGCCTTCTTCGGAAATCCACTTTGATTTGCGTCCACAAGAAGACCGCGATAAGGTAGATGGAAAGTCACTTGTGAATATGGATCACCCAGAGGTGGTTGAGATTTGGAATCTCGTATTCATGGAGTTCAATCGCAAAGCTGATGGATCACTAGAGCGACTTCCAGCACAACACGTAGATACAGGAATGGGTTTTGAACGCCTGTGTATGGTTATTCAAGGCGTACGTTCCAATTACGATACGGATGTGTTTACACCGATCATCTCGGAAATTGAGAAACATTCAGGTGTGGTGAAAACACGTGACCACAAGAGCTTGGTGGCCATGCGCGTAATAGCCGATCACATTCGAGCTATTGCCTTCGCAATAGCAGACGGTCAATTGCCTTCAAACAACGGTGCAGGTTATGTTATCCGTAGAATTTTGCGCCGTGCGACGAGATACGCCTATAGCGTATTGGATATGAACGAGCCGTTTATGTTCAAATTGGTGGATGTTCTCGACCGTGAAATGGGAGAATTCTTCCCTGAAATCAGAAGTCAGAGAACATTGGTTGAAAGTGTGATTCAAGAAGAGGAATCGGCTTTCCTTCGCACGTTGGAGCAAGGATTGAAGCGTCTAGATGATATCATTTCGCAAACCCAAGGAAAGGTGGTTGATGGCGCGAAGGCCTTTGAACTATACGACACCTTTGGATTTCCTGTGGATCTTACCAGTCTCATTCTTCGCGAGAAAGAAATGGATTTGGATCAGGCTGGTTTTGATGAGGAGATGGCAAAGCAGAAATCCAGATCAAGAGCGGCAACAAAGATGTCAACCGATGATTGGGTTGAAATTCGAAAAGATGCACGTGAAGAATTTATCGGGTATGATCGATTAGATTCTACAGTTCATGTGGCAAAATATAGAGAGGTTCGCACAACGAAGAAGAATTTCTATCAAGTAGTGTTGGACCACACACCTTTCTATCCTGAGGGTGGCGGACAAGTAGGCGATAAGGGCTGGCTTTCTGCCGGCGATGAAAAGATTCGCGTTTGGGATACGAAGAAGGAAACGGGTATGATTCTGCACTATGTAGATGAATTGCCTGAACGAATTGAATCGGCACTTAAGGCTGAGGTGGAGTCCGACTTGCGCAGACTCACGGCTAATAATCACAGTGCGACTCATCTCTTGCACGAAGCGCTGCGTGAGGTCTTGGGGACGCATGTGGAACAAAAGGGAAGCTTGGTGAACGAAGAGCATCTTCGCTTTGACTTTTCTCACTTCCAAAAAGTATCAGAAAGTGAAATTCGCCAAGTAGAAGATTTGGTGAACGGCAAGATTCGACAGAACCTACCATTGGAAGAATTCCGCAATATTGCCATGGAAGATGCGAAGGACATGGGAGCTATGGCTCTATTTGGCGAGAAGTATGGCGATACAGTTCGCGCTATCAAATTCGGATCAAGCATTGAGCTATGCGGCGGAACACACGTCAGTGCTACGGGTCAAATAGGTTTCTTCAAGATCGTTTCAGAAGGAGCGGTTGCAGCTGGTGTACGCAGAATTGAAGCTCTTACTTCAGAGGCAGCCGATCAGTGGCTTCGCGATCAGATTGACAAGCTTCACGCCATTCAAGCAGAGCTTAAGGCATCCGATCCATTGGCTGCTGTAAAGTCGATGAAGGCAGAAAATTCCGACTTGAAGAAGGCTTTAGAGGCAGCTCAGAAAGAGATGGCTGGAAACCTCAAGGAAGATTTATTGAAGGCCGCTGAGGTGGTAAACGGAGTTCGTTTTATCGCTCAAAAGGTAGACTTGGACGCTGGAGCTATCAAAGACATGGCATTCCAACTCAAGGCTAAGAACAACGACTTGTTCATGTTACTCGCTACAGAAGGAGATGGGAAAGTTCAACTTCACCTCTTGATTTCTGATGCATTGGTGAAAGATAAAGGACTCAATGCGGGTTCTATCGTTCGTGAAATTGCCAAGCATGTGAAAGGGGGAGGCGGTGGAGCTCCATTCTTCGCAACTGCAGGAGGGAAAGATGCCGGAGGAATTCAAGCTGCTTTCGAAGCGGCTAAGTCTTATATTTGATTTATGAAACATCTCACACATCTCTTACTTCTGGGTTGCATGATTCTTTCAAGTTGGGTCGGTATGGCTCAGCCAGACAAGGTCTATTACACCGATTCTGATATCGAGAAGCACTATGCAAGTTTCGGGATTCACTTCGACCCGTTGTACACACATCGTCGGTTGTTTGCTCTGAATAATGCAGACGCGAATAGCAACTATGATAAGGACAACTTTCCAGCCTCAGGAGGTTTTGGTTACAATTGGGGAGGTTATGTGAATTTCAATATCAATAGTAGTCTTCGCCTTGGTGTAGGTGCCGGACAAACAACCATCAACTATACCCTAGAGAAGTATAAGTACTATTACAACGGGGATACTTCTTCGGTTAATTTGAAGGTGAATGGGGTGTATAACACCTTCCCACTGCGTATAGGTTTTTCAACACCGATGAACGATGTGTACTCTTTGGAGATTTGGATTCCTATCGCTTACAATAAGCTTGTAACTTATCAGGAAAGCACCTCAATTTCTGGAGAAAATTTGAATGAAGATTTGACGGAACAGGCCAATTCTGACATGTGGTCTGTGGCTATTCAAGTGGGAGGTGCATTTCATTTAACTGATCATTGGTCGGTAATCGCCAGTGCTCAATTCCGCTACTTTACTACACCTATGATTGAAAAGGCCAATCGCCCTACAGAAACTCCTTATGGTGCGGGTTTGACATTTGGCTTGAGATATAGAATGTAAGCGCCAAACGACGTTCTACAAATACGGATAAAGGGTTTCGAGGTGCATGCCTCTGGAACCCTTTAATAGTATAGAGCTATTGGTAATAGGGTTCTCTTTCAGGTAATTCTCACACCTTTCGGTTGTGGTGAAAGACAGCATTGATTCGTGATCCGTAGCAGAGAAGTGTTCGCCTACAAGTATCGCATTGGTTCCCTCTTTTTGTTTCAGATAGTCAACAATGAGTTGATGTTCTTCAGCAGAAGCCTCTCCAAGTTCAAACATATCGCCAATAATGACAATGCGAGGAGTTGCCGCCTCGTCAATAAAACTCTTCAAGCTGGCCAACATGCTAGAGGGATTGGCATTGTAGGCATCTAGCATTACTCGATTAGTGTTGGTTTTCGTCCATTGTGAGCGATTGTTTTCAGGCGCATAAGAATGAATCCCCAAAGCAATGTTAGCTTCGCTCACGCCTAGTATTTTACCGATGGCAATCGCTGCACCAATGTTCGCAGTATGGAAGCTTCCCGTAAGTTGTGAGCGGTAGTCATTGCCGTTGAATCTCACCTGTGCTGGGTAGTTCACCTCGCTATACTCCATGGGGTACTCGCTTTGTTTCGAGCCATACACAATACGGTTACACTCACTGCTCTGCACGAGTTGAAGTTCATCCATGCCATTCACGATGCAAGTGCCGTTGATCTCTTTCATTCGAGCATAGAGTTCACTCTTTCCTTTAATTACGCCTTCAATGCCTCCAAAACCTTCAAGGTGGGCCTTGCCGAAATTTGTGATATAGCCGTAGTTGGGAAGTGAAATCCCACTCAGTAGTTCTATTTCACCACGGTGGTTGGCGCCCATTTCAATGATGGCCACTTCGGTATCCACAGGCATGCGAAGCAGGGTAAGGGGAACGCCGATGTGGTTGTTTAAATTACCAAAAGTAGCATGAGTTCTAAAGGAGGTGGATAGAACGGATTTCATGAGCTCTTTCGCGGTGGTCTTTCCGTTGCTACCCGTCAATCCAATAAATGTCGTATTTGAACATTGGGTTCGA includes:
- a CDS encoding ArnT family glycosyltransferase, with amino-acid sequence MKDWLNHKSFWALLAAVFFLPFLGGVHLFDWDEINFAELAREMVVSGDWLKMQINYAEFTEKPPLFFWLQASSMELFGIGDYAARFPNALLGILVLPALYRLGSFLVDQKFGILWALSWFGSTLPFLYFKSGIIDPYFNFFIFTGLLFLILASWVGKEDGVQFRLSKTAMLWIGGAAIGLGILTKGPVAYLLVFLTTAVYILVKRGKMPVKLIQFIGFSAVALLTFALWFAVDFLFRGPDFLIEFTIRQWELLTTGDAGHSGFIGYHFVVLFFGCFPASIFAIQSLRKAADLPGHLRDFQLWMIILFWVVLILFSLVGTKIIHYSSMAYYPITFLSAVSIWRVVREKRSYAKWWNIGLGLVGLIMVAVSLALPYLGMHPDKLIPLLSADPFAQANMNAEVNWSAIDYLPGLIAMAVLAGYFVYRKKNFNASIKILFFGNGVWVFAALIFFVAKVESISQRANVSFFEGCVGEEVYVTTYGYKSYVPWYYGRIQPHQNEMATDGKWLLYGETDRPVRISVKINKVEEFERRVPDAVLLYEKNGFYFFERPALSK
- a CDS encoding outer membrane beta-barrel protein, whose protein sequence is MKHLTHLLLLGCMILSSWVGMAQPDKVYYTDSDIEKHYASFGIHFDPLYTHRRLFALNNADANSNYDKDNFPASGGFGYNWGGYVNFNINSSLRLGVGAGQTTINYTLEKYKYYYNGDTSSVNLKVNGVYNTFPLRIGFSTPMNDVYSLEIWIPIAYNKLVTYQESTSISGENLNEDLTEQANSDMWSVAIQVGGAFHLTDHWSVIASAQFRYFTTPMIEKANRPTETPYGAGLTFGLRYRM
- a CDS encoding M23 family metallopeptidase; its protein translation is MAKVKYYYDPRTLSYRKIERTWKDKLRNTGVFLASAFLFGVLLFFAADNIIDSPKEKRLKRDLSNMELQYEDLNRRMEELADVLDDIEYRDDNIYRVVFEAEPVPKEVRNSGFGGANRYEALEGYSHSDLLIQTTAELDQLTKRLVVQSRSFDEVMELARDKESLLAAIPAIQPVSNQDLRRIASGFGYRIHPIYKVRKLHTGLDFSAPTGTPIYATGDGKVTVARTRNGSGYGRYVQIDHGFGYETLYGHMNRVVVRRGQEVKRGDIIGYVGNSGRSTAPHLHYEVIRNGSKINPINFFYNDLSPEEYDELIEISSRSNQSFD
- a CDS encoding M23 family metallopeptidase; this encodes MKKTLTLLSLALSLTGFSQYREFAELAPATLEEEPLTPSFDYFLEELSVFQWEWDNHECHVDSIDLSLSEDTIHLNWVDRRHGSFQLPMNGQLRSKFGWRGSRYHYGVDLKLSTGDTIYAAFDGKIRYAQYNRGGYGNLVVIRHYNGVETYYAHLSKFLVDTNQYVRSGQAIGLGGSTGRSTGPHLHFEVRYLGNAINPEEVINFETGELISKEMDITSDVFSYKKEMRARRYHRVRSGETLSALARRYHTSVSSICRLNGISRNSIIRIGQNLRVR
- the alaS gene encoding alanine--tRNA ligase, producing MTAKEIRQAYMDYFKSKAHTIVPSAPIVIKNDPTLLFTNAGMNQFKDAFLGNAEAIAPRVADSQKCLRVSGKHNDLEEVGHDTYHHTMFEMLGNWSFGDYFKEDAIAWAWELLTDVFKLDKDRIYITVFEGDEGEGLASDDDARKYWLKWVSEDRILNGNKKDNFWEMGDQGPCGPSSEIHFDLRPQEDRDKVDGKSLVNMDHPEVVEIWNLVFMEFNRKADGSLERLPAQHVDTGMGFERLCMVIQGVRSNYDTDVFTPIISEIEKHSGVVKTRDHKSLVAMRVIADHIRAIAFAIADGQLPSNNGAGYVIRRILRRATRYAYSVLDMNEPFMFKLVDVLDREMGEFFPEIRSQRTLVESVIQEEESAFLRTLEQGLKRLDDIISQTQGKVVDGAKAFELYDTFGFPVDLTSLILREKEMDLDQAGFDEEMAKQKSRSRAATKMSTDDWVEIRKDAREEFIGYDRLDSTVHVAKYREVRTTKKNFYQVVLDHTPFYPEGGGQVGDKGWLSAGDEKIRVWDTKKETGMILHYVDELPERIESALKAEVESDLRRLTANNHSATHLLHEALREVLGTHVEQKGSLVNEEHLRFDFSHFQKVSESEIRQVEDLVNGKIRQNLPLEEFRNIAMEDAKDMGAMALFGEKYGDTVRAIKFGSSIELCGGTHVSATGQIGFFKIVSEGAVAAGVRRIEALTSEAADQWLRDQIDKLHAIQAELKASDPLAAVKSMKAENSDLKKALEAAQKEMAGNLKEDLLKAAEVVNGVRFIAQKVDLDAGAIKDMAFQLKAKNNDLFMLLATEGDGKVQLHLLISDALVKDKGLNAGSIVREIAKHVKGGGGGAPFFATAGGKDAGGIQAAFEAAKSYI
- a CDS encoding UDP-N-acetylmuramoyl-tripeptide--D-alanyl-D-alanine ligase, with translation MLEELYQTYLTCSGVSTDTRAIERGNIYFALKGPSFNGNLFASQAIEAGAIAVVVDEDVEVPESALVFQTIDVLTTLQDLARHHRTQCSNTTFIGLTGSNGKTTAKELMKSVLSTSFRTHATFGNLNNHIGVPLTLLRMPVDTEVAIIEMGANHRGEIELLSGISLPNYGYITNFGKAHLEGFGGIEGVIKGKSELYARMKEINGTCIVNGMDELQLVQSSECNRIVYGSKQSEYPMEYSEVNYPAQVRFNGNDYRSQLTGSFHTANIGAAIAIGKILGVSEANIALGIHSYAPENNRSQWTKTNTNRVMLDAYNANPSSMLASLKSFIDEAATPRIVIIGDMFELGEASAEEHQLIVDYLKQKEGTNAILVGEHFSATDHESMLSFTTTERCENYLKENPITNSSILLKGSRGMHLETLYPYL